From Streptosporangium album, the proteins below share one genomic window:
- a CDS encoding transposase, whose protein sequence is MTETRRRFEQDFRDGAVRIVEETGRPIVRVARELGVNAGTLANWVNMARQRRRAGNDGLGEDERAELVRLRREVAELAMERDVLKRSVALWVKDAMGR, encoded by the coding sequence ATGACAGAGACACGGCGAAGGTTCGAGCAGGACTTCCGGGACGGTGCGGTCCGGATCGTGGAGGAGACGGGCAGGCCGATCGTGCGGGTGGCCCGGGAGTTGGGCGTCAACGCGGGCACGTTGGCCAACTGGGTGAACATGGCCCGGCAGCGGCGCCGGGCCGGCAACGACGGCCTGGGCGAGGACGAGCGGGCCGAGTTGGTCCGGCTGCGCCGGGAGGTCGCGGAGCTGGCGATGGAGCGTGATGTGCTCAAGCGCTCGGTGGCCCTCTGGGTCAAGGACGCGATGGGCCGGTGA